One window of Pithys albifrons albifrons isolate INPA30051 chromosome 18, PitAlb_v1, whole genome shotgun sequence genomic DNA carries:
- the LOC139680246 gene encoding leukocyte immunoglobulin-like receptor subfamily A member 4 → MLPVTPVLAFGAWLVAQSKTTLSAPTISIFLKPPGVIPLGGSTTICCSCQCGNGNFVLYKDGHQLHTLEDSGSKAEFSIFNATYKDRGTYNCHYLEGGTVLARSDGLDVIVTGIRLPGPDLSVLPGHEVTAGAQVIFHCTTTHPSTGCFLYLEGQIRAELLSREQDDYNFSHMQKGHGGRYSCQCFTRNASTEWSAVSKTLDLVVRDYTLCNALRLALGAGLLLLLGLIAAEATRSRRCCRGGTARPLPGGIAALTLTSAETPELPSRAARGHE, encoded by the exons ATGCTTCCTGTGACCCCTGTGCTGGCCTTTG GTGCTTggctggtggcacagagcaAGACTACACTGA GTGCCCCCACAATCTCCATCTTCCTGAAGCCACCTGGGGTGATCCCACTAGGAGGCTCCACCACCATCTGCTGTAGCTGCCAGTGTGGCAATGGGAACTTTGTGCTGTACAAGGATGGTCACCAGCTCCATACCCTGGAAGATAGTGGCAGCAAGGCCGAGTTCTCAATATTTAATGCCACCTACAAGGACAGAGGTACCTACAACTGCCATTACCTGGAGGGAGGCACTGTGCTGGCTCGCAGCGATGGCCTGGATGTCATAGTGACAG GGATCCGTCTCCCTGGACCTGACCTCTCTGTCCTGCCTGGGCATGAGGTGACTGCAGGAGCTCAAGTGATATTCCATTGCACCACCACACACCCCAGTACTGGCTGTTTCCTGTACCTGGAGGGCCAGATCCGTGCTGAACTACTGTCAAGGGAACAAGATGACTACAACTTCTCCCATATGCAGAAAGGTCACGGGGGCCGCTACAGCTGCCAGTGTTTTACCAGGAATGCTTCAACAGAATGGTCTGCTGTCAGCAAGACCCTGGATTTGGTTGTGAGAG ATTACACGTTGTGCAACGCGCTGCGCCTGGCGCTGGGGGCcgggctgctgctcctgctggggctCATCGCGGCTGAAGCCACGCGAAGCCGCCGCTGCTGCCGGGGCGGGACCGCCCGCCCGCTGCCCGGGGGCATCGCTGCCCTGACCCTGACCAGTGCCGAAACACCGGAACTCCCTTCTCGCGCCGCGCGAGGGCATGAATAA